The following are from one region of the Gloeomargarita lithophora Alchichica-D10 genome:
- the fabG gene encoding 3-oxoacyl-ACP reductase FabG, whose product MQDKYVLITGGTGGLGGTVTCMVLEAGAAGVTLPYRSQKSVDELKIELTPEAFRRLQLVTADLNDENQVETMVNAMPRTDALIHLVGGFQMGATDEFSFSDWQKQLDQNLNNTFLLCKHCLRRMRGQGYGRIVTVGSRGAVQPGANLAAYSASKAGVVALTQAIAQETRDRDSDITANVVLPSVIDTPKNRQDMGSENAWQWVAPESLAGVIVFLASPAAKDIRGAAIPVYGKA is encoded by the coding sequence ATGCAAGATAAGTACGTTTTAATTACTGGGGGCACCGGGGGCTTGGGGGGAACCGTTACCTGCATGGTGCTGGAGGCTGGAGCCGCTGGGGTAACCCTGCCCTACCGCAGTCAAAAAAGCGTGGATGAATTGAAAATAGAATTGACCCCGGAGGCGTTTCGCCGCCTGCAATTGGTCACCGCCGATTTGAATGATGAAAATCAAGTGGAAACAATGGTAAATGCCATGCCCCGCACGGATGCCCTAATCCATCTGGTGGGGGGATTTCAGATGGGGGCAACCGATGAATTTAGCTTCAGCGATTGGCAAAAACAACTGGATCAAAACCTGAACAATACCTTTCTTTTGTGCAAACATTGTCTGCGGCGGATGCGGGGACAGGGCTATGGCCGGATTGTCACCGTGGGTTCCCGGGGGGCGGTACAACCGGGGGCAAATTTAGCCGCCTATTCTGCTTCCAAGGCGGGGGTGGTGGCCTTGACCCAGGCGATTGCCCAGGAAACCCGTGACCGGGACTCGGATATTACCGCCAATGTGGTACTGCCCAGCGTGATTGATACCCCGAAAAACCGCCAGGATATGGGGTCAGAAAATGCGTGGCAATGGGTGGCTCCGGAATCCTTGGCGGGGGTGATTGTGTTCCTGGCTTCCCCGGCGGCTAAAGATATTCGGGGGGCGGCGATTCCCGTCTATGGCAAGGCATGA
- a CDS encoding GMC oxidoreductase, with amino-acid sequence MTIPNDFDVIIIGTGAGGSTLAHRLAPSGKRILILERGDFLPREKANWSALEVYQKERYHTEEQWQDHQGHTFRPATSYYVGGNTKVYGAALFRLRERDFQEVAHQDGISPAWPLAYSDFEPYYQQAEALYDVHGVAGHDQTEPWRSAPYPYPPVRHEPRMQQLSEHLQHIGLHPFPLPLGLKLNEVDKTLGACIRCDTCDGFPCLTQGKADGEVNGIQPIRHQENITLLVNAQVTRLLTNPQGTRVERVEVAMHGEIHTFTGAVVVVACGAINSAALLLRSANDRHPQGLANGSGLVGRNLMKHVCTALVQLSLTPNHDIYQKTLAVSDFYWGESDFPYPMGLIQNTGNVLPDMLPAEAPALLAPLLKLRPNAELKAVADHTVGWWLQTEDLPDPENRVTLQNDRITLHYQPNNLPAAHRLVQRWIEVLKQVDRSENAIPFGIYPRNQVPVQAVGHQCGTCRFGTDPNTSVLDVHCRTHAVDNLYVVDGSFFPSSAAVNPTLTIVANALRVGDHLLSCLP; translated from the coding sequence ATGACTATCCCTAACGATTTTGATGTGATTATTATCGGCACCGGGGCGGGCGGGAGTACCCTTGCCCATCGGCTCGCCCCCAGTGGCAAACGCATTTTGATCCTGGAGCGGGGGGATTTTTTGCCCAGGGAAAAAGCTAATTGGAGTGCCCTAGAGGTATATCAAAAAGAGCGTTATCACACCGAGGAACAGTGGCAAGACCATCAGGGACACACTTTTCGACCGGCGACTTCCTATTATGTGGGGGGCAATACCAAGGTCTATGGGGCGGCTCTGTTTCGCCTGCGGGAACGGGATTTTCAAGAAGTGGCGCATCAGGATGGGATTTCCCCGGCGTGGCCGCTGGCGTATAGCGATTTTGAACCCTATTATCAACAGGCGGAAGCCCTTTACGATGTGCACGGGGTCGCCGGTCACGACCAGACCGAACCCTGGCGCAGTGCCCCCTACCCTTACCCGCCGGTGCGCCATGAACCCCGAATGCAACAGTTGTCTGAGCATTTACAGCACATTGGCCTGCATCCCTTTCCTTTGCCCTTGGGTCTGAAACTCAATGAGGTGGACAAAACCCTGGGGGCGTGCATCCGCTGTGATACCTGCGATGGCTTTCCCTGTCTCACCCAGGGCAAGGCGGATGGGGAGGTGAATGGCATTCAACCGATTCGCCATCAGGAAAACATTACCCTGCTGGTCAATGCCCAGGTGACCCGTCTGCTCACCAATCCCCAGGGGACGCGGGTGGAGCGGGTGGAAGTGGCGATGCACGGGGAAATTCATACCTTCACCGGGGCGGTGGTGGTGGTGGCCTGCGGGGCGATCAATTCGGCGGCATTGCTGTTGCGTTCGGCCAATGACCGGCATCCCCAGGGGCTGGCGAACGGTTCCGGGCTGGTGGGGCGCAATTTGATGAAACACGTCTGTACTGCCCTGGTGCAACTTAGCCTCACGCCTAACCACGATATTTATCAAAAAACCCTGGCCGTCAGCGATTTTTATTGGGGGGAATCGGATTTTCCCTACCCGATGGGTCTGATTCAAAATACGGGTAATGTCCTGCCGGATATGCTCCCCGCCGAAGCTCCGGCGTTATTAGCACCTTTATTAAAACTGCGTCCCAATGCGGAATTGAAAGCGGTGGCAGACCATACGGTGGGCTGGTGGTTGCAGACCGAGGATTTACCCGACCCGGAAAATCGAGTGACGTTACAAAATGACCGGATTACCTTGCATTATCAACCCAACAATCTCCCGGCGGCACACCGTTTAGTCCAGCGGTGGATTGAGGTTTTGAAGCAGGTGGATCGCTCGGAAAATGCGATTCCTTTTGGCATTTATCCCCGCAACCAGGTGCCGGTGCAGGCGGTGGGGCATCAATGTGGCACCTGTCGGTTTGGCACTGACCCCAATACTTCCGTGTTAGATGTCCATTGCCGTACCCATGCGGTGGATAATTTGTATGTGGTGGATGGCAGTTTTTTCCCATCCAGTGCCGCCGTCAACCCGACTTTGACGATTGTTGCCAATGCCCTGCGAGTCGGGGATCATTTGTTATCTTGTTTACCCTAG
- a CDS encoding DUF29 domain-containing protein, translating into MHKPPQTHLYDADFYAWTATQAQLLASQQFNQLDIANLVEEITSLGKQQEQELENRLGILLGHLLKWHYQPEKRSKSWRATIREQRKEIQRHLKKNPSLKSYFSEALEIGYENGLSLIDRETPLDPEQLPQSCPFSDTQIFDEPLELPQP; encoded by the coding sequence ATGCACAAACCACCCCAAACGCACCTATACGATGCAGACTTTTATGCGTGGACGGCGACCCAGGCACAACTATTAGCATCCCAGCAATTTAATCAACTGGATATTGCCAATTTAGTTGAGGAGATCACATCCTTGGGAAAACAACAGGAGCAGGAACTAGAAAATCGCCTGGGTATATTATTGGGGCATTTGCTAAAATGGCACTATCAACCCGAAAAACGTAGTAAAAGTTGGCGAGCCACCATTCGAGAGCAAAGAAAAGAAATTCAACGGCATCTGAAAAAGAATCCTAGCCTTAAATCTTATTTTAGTGAAGCATTAGAAATTGGCTATGAGAATGGATTGAGTTTGATAGACCGGGAAACTCCCCTTGATCCAGAACAATTACCGCAATCATGCCCTTTTTCTGATACCCAAATTTTTGACGAACCCCTCGAACTCCCCCAACCATGA
- a CDS encoding DUF29 domain-containing protein, whose amino-acid sequence MDKLPQTHLYDADFYAWTATQAKLLASQQFNQLDIANLVEEITSLGKQQEQELENRLGILLGHLLKWHYQPEKRCKSWRATVRVQRSEIQIHLQKNPSLKPYLRKAIEIGYRKGLGLIDQETPLDPEQLPQSCPFSDTQIFEEPLELPQ is encoded by the coding sequence ATGGACAAACTACCCCAAACACACCTATACGATGCAGATTTTTATGCTTGGACAGCTACCCAGGCGAAACTATTAGCATCCCAGCAATTTAATCAACTGGATATTGCCAATTTAGTTGAGGAGATCACATCCTTGGGAAAACAACAGGAGCAGGAACTGGAAAATCGCCTGGGTATATTATTGGGGCATTTGCTAAAATGGCACTATCAACCCGAAAAACGGTGTAAAAGTTGGCGGGCTACTGTGCGAGTACAAAGGAGTGAAATTCAAATTCATTTGCAAAAAAATCCCAGCTTGAAGCCCTATCTTAGAAAAGCCATTGAAATTGGTTATCGAAAGGGATTGGGGTTGATTGACCAAGAAACTCCCCTTGATCCAGAACAATTACCTCAATCTTGTCCTTTTTCTGATACCCAAATTTTTGAAGAACCCCTAGAACTTCCCCAATGA
- a CDS encoding DUF29 domain-containing protein — MLKPSQTNLYNADFYAWTTTQANLLASQQFHQLDIANLVEEITSLGKQQEQELENRLGVLLGHLLKWYYQPEKRCKSWFYTIDEQRSRINRLLKKNPSLKSYFNEALEIGYADGLRLVGKETPLNPKQLPQECPFSQAQIFEELLELPQ; from the coding sequence ATGTTGAAACCGTCGCAGACTAACCTTTACAATGCAGACTTTTACGCTTGGACAACCACCCAAGCAAACCTATTAGCATCCCAGCAATTTCATCAACTGGATATTGCCAATTTAGTTGAGGAGATCACATCCTTGGGAAAACAACAGGAGCAGGAATTGGAAAATCGCCTGGGGGTATTATTGGGGCATTTGCTAAAATGGTATTATCAACCCGAAAAACGGTGTAAAAGTTGGTTTTATACTATTGACGAACAGCGCAGTAGAATCAATCGTTTGCTCAAAAAAAATCCCAGCCTTAAGTCTTATTTTAATGAAGCATTAGAAATTGGTTATGCAGATGGATTGCGATTGGTTGGGAAAGAAACACCTCTTAACCCAAAACAATTACCTCAAGAATGTCCCTTTTCCCAGGCGCAAATTTTTGAAGAACTCCTGGAACTTCCCCAATAA
- a CDS encoding GMC family oxidoreductase: MADHYDVIVVGSGAGGGTLAYRLATQGKRVLLLERGGFLPREKENWLAKIVFGTHRYFGSEVWYDPQGKELHPGMGYFVGGNTKLYGAALFRLRERDFQAYAHKDGLSPAWPLPYSVFEPYYTQAEQLYQVHGQWGIDPTEPPRSSDYPYPAIRHEPRIQEISDALNAQGLRPYYTPVGVRLNAAQMYLSDCIRCDTCDGFPCLVGAKSDAEVTAVRPIMGQDNVTLLTHAKVVQLHTSLSGREVTGVEAEVQGEKRLFTGDVVALSCGAVNSAVVLLKSASDAHPNGLANGSGLVGRNLMKHVLGSILAVSRELNPTVFQKTLSINDFYWGEPGYEYPMGQIQTTGKVNADALSLNPAPYAPLTPAQVAEHSTDWWLTTEDIPDPNNRIMVNGDKILMQYQENNTEPFQRLEHRWVELLQSIGAAENLFPHPSYFDRTCRRPDCDAPEPVKSYFASKMGVDNVAHQVGTCRFGDDPNTSVLDTHCRTHEVDNLYVVDGGFFPSSGAVNPTLTIIANALRVADHLLERLG, encoded by the coding sequence ACCATTACGATGTGATCGTCGTCGGGTCGGGGGCGGGGGGTGGCACCTTGGCCTACCGGTTGGCGACCCAGGGTAAACGGGTATTGCTGTTGGAGCGGGGCGGTTTTTTGCCTAGGGAAAAGGAAAATTGGTTAGCCAAAATCGTCTTTGGCACCCACCGTTATTTCGGTAGCGAGGTGTGGTACGACCCCCAGGGCAAGGAATTGCATCCGGGGATGGGTTATTTTGTGGGCGGCAATACCAAGCTCTACGGGGCGGCATTGTTTCGCCTGCGGGAACGGGATTTTCAGGCGTATGCTCACAAAGACGGGCTATCTCCGGCGTGGCCGTTGCCCTACAGTGTATTTGAACCGTACTACACCCAGGCGGAGCAGTTGTACCAGGTGCATGGGCAGTGGGGGATTGACCCGACGGAACCCCCGCGCAGTAGCGATTATCCCTACCCCGCCATCCGCCATGAACCCCGGATTCAGGAAATTAGCGATGCCTTAAATGCCCAGGGGTTGCGTCCCTACTACACGCCGGTGGGGGTGCGTTTGAATGCGGCGCAAATGTACCTGAGCGATTGCATCCGGTGTGACACCTGCGATGGGTTTCCCTGTTTGGTGGGGGCAAAATCCGATGCGGAAGTGACGGCGGTACGTCCCATCATGGGGCAGGACAATGTGACCCTACTCACCCACGCCAAGGTGGTGCAACTGCACACGAGTCTCTCCGGGCGGGAGGTAACTGGGGTGGAGGCGGAGGTGCAGGGGGAAAAACGGCTCTTTACCGGGGATGTAGTCGCCCTTAGTTGCGGGGCGGTAAATTCGGCGGTGGTACTGCTGAAATCTGCTAGTGATGCCCACCCCAACGGCCTTGCCAACGGTTCCGGCCTGGTGGGACGCAATCTGATGAAACACGTTTTGGGTTCCATCCTGGCGGTCAGTCGGGAATTGAATCCCACCGTATTTCAAAAAACCCTTTCCATCAATGATTTTTACTGGGGCGAACCGGGCTACGAGTACCCGATGGGGCAAATTCAAACCACCGGTAAGGTGAATGCCGATGCCCTGTCCTTGAATCCGGCTCCCTATGCCCCCTTGACCCCGGCGCAGGTGGCGGAGCATTCCACGGACTGGTGGCTGACCACCGAGGACATCCCCGACCCCAACAACCGGATTATGGTTAATGGGGACAAAATTCTCATGCAGTACCAGGAAAATAATACGGAGCCATTTCAACGCTTGGAACATCGTTGGGTGGAACTTTTGCAGAGCATTGGTGCCGCCGAAAATCTCTTTCCCCATCCGTCCTACTTTGACCGCACCTGCCGCCGCCCGGACTGCGATGCTCCTGAACCCGTTAAGTCCTACTTTGCCAGCAAAATGGGGGTGGATAATGTGGCGCATCAGGTGGGCACCTGTCGGTTTGGCGATGACCCCAATACTTCCGTATTAGATACCCATTGCCGTACCCATGAGGTGGATAATTTATATGTGGTGGATGGCGGTTTTTTCCCTTCTAGCGGGGCGGTCAATCCGACTTTAACGATTATTGCCAATGCTCTGCGGGTGGCGGATCATTTGTTGGAACGTTTGGGGTAA